AGCAACCGTCCAGATTAAAGCGGGCAATAAACCTATGATGGGTAAACTACGCTTTACCGCTAGTAGTGGCGCACAAAGCAGTAGCCATTCAGTGGATATTGAGATTCAAGCGCCGAATGTGCCCAGTATTCGTACGCAAACCGAAGCGATTGAAGCCGGTAAAGCATGGCAAACCAGCGTGAAACCGTTTGGTTTAGCGGGTACTAATCAAACTAGTTTAGAATTGTCCTCTGTGCCGAACTTGAATCTGGAACAGCATTTGGATTATTTGGTGAATTATCCTCACGGTTGTTTAGAGCAAACCACTTCGGCAGCCTTCCCACAATTGTATTTACCGAAATTATTAGCACTTGAACCTACCCGTCAGCAAAAAGTGGAAAGCAATATTAAACGTGCGATTAGTCGTTTAGGTAACTTCCAAGCCAGCAATGGCAATCTGATGTATTGGCCGGGTTCAAGTGAAGCGAATGATTGGGCGAGTATTTATGCGGGACATTTCTTAACCGAAGCGCAAAAGCAAGGTTATAACGTGCCTTTGGGGTTAATGAGCGCGTGGCAAGCCTATCAAGTGAAGCAAGCGCAAGATTGGACAAATGCCAACGGTGAAGACAGTTCTTCTACCCAAGCGTATCGTTTATATGTATTGGCGATTGCGGGTAAGCCTCAGTTAGGTGCAATGAACCGCTTGCGTGAATCGGGTAAAGCCAATGAACAAGCGCGTTGGTTATTGGCAGCAGCTTACCAACAAGCGGGGCAACCCGATGCGGCACAACAAACGGTACAAGGTTTAGTGGCCACTAATGTGAATGCACCTGAATCTGAACAAACCTTTAGCCAAAAATTAGGGCAATTAGGTTTGCAATTGGAAAGCTTATTGGCTTTACAAAAACCACAGGATGCGGATTTATTGGTGCAGCAAATTAGCCAAGAATTAGGCAATAGCGCCACTACACCCAATACCCACGATATTAGCTGGGCATTGTTATCGGTTGCACATTATCTAAGCAATGGACAACAAGCCGTCAGTGCAGATTACACAATTGACCAAGGCACAGCCTTAGCGCTGAATAGTGCGAAACCTTTATTAAGCCAGTTAATTTCTAATGCAGATCAAGCCTTTAATTTAACCGTTAATAATAAAGGAACGCATAAATTGTATGCCAGTGTGAATCAGCGTGGGATTGCCAAGGCAGGCGATGAACAAACTGAAAGCAATGGTTTAAGCTTAGCCGCCAGTCTGTTAGATAAAGCGGGTACTGAAGTATGGAATGCTGAATCAGGTAATGCCGGTTTAACGCTACAACAAGGACAGGATTACACATTAGATGTTGTGGTGACCAATACCACCGAACAACCGCTGAAACGCTTAGCCTTATCCACTCTAGTGCCCTCTGGTGTAGAAATTGTGGTGGCAGACAATACACCTCCTGTAGAAGCGCCAAAACCTGAGGCAAAAGCCACCGATGCCAGCAGCAACGAAGCCGAAAGCGAAGGGGATGGTGAGAATAGCAACGCGACGGCTAACAGTAATGCGGCTAGTGCTGCTACAGCAACGGAGGCAGCCAATGCTAATACAGCGAGTAAAGCAGCGGATAATGCGGGTTTAACGTATCAAGATGTACGGGATGATCGGGTATTGAGCTACTTTGATCTAGCACCGAAAGAGAGTAAAACCGTTAAAGTGCGTATGAATGCGGCATTCTTAGGTGATTATTACTTCCCAGCGATTAGCACCGAAGTGATGTATCGCCCCAGTATTCGTGCGCGTACTGCGGGTTTACCTGTACAAATTGTTAAACCGAATACGACTAACTCTGAACCTGCATTGACTCACTAACACAGTGTTGCAGGTAAGTTGGCGTAACCTCAGCCGTTGGTTAGCCTTGGGGCTAATCAGCGGCGTTTTGCTCTGGTGGTATGCGTATAGTTTGCCAGAGCGCTTGTTTGTAGCCGTGCATTCAGCGGTGTTATTAGATCAACATGAACGCTTACTCAGTGCGCATATTGCCAACGATGGGCAATGGCGATTTCCCGAATTAAGCCAAGTACCACCTAAATTTGCACAAGCGATTGTGCAATTTGAAGATCGCCGTTTTAATGAACATGCTGGCGTCGACTTTATCGCCTTAGGGCGGGCGACGTTGGATAATCTTAAAGCAAGGCATGTTGTTAGTGGCGCAAGTACGCTCAGTATGCAAGTCATTCGCTTATCCCGCGCCAATCCGCCGCGTACCTTTGCCGAAAAGATAGTGGAATTATTGCGGGCGTGGCGTTTAGAAAGTCGCTATAGTAAGCCAGACATTTTAACCTTATATGCCAGCCATGCCCCGTTTGGCGGTAATGTAGTGGGCTTGGAAGCGGCTGCTTGGCGTTATTTTGGGCGTGATCCGACACAATTATCGTGGGCAGAAACCGCTATGTTAGCTGTGTTGCCCAATAATCCTGCTTTAATTCATTTAAACCGCAACCGCCCACAACTATTAGCCAAGCGCAATCGTTTATTAACACGCCTTTATGCAGTGCAAGCGCTGAGTAAGCTGGATTATGAATTAGCACTGGCTGAACCTTTGCCCGAAGCACCGCACGCTTTACCAAGGTTAGCTCCACATTTATTAGATACGCTGATGCAGCAATATCCAACGCAACAGCGTTTTCATGTGACCTTAGATGCCAATTTACAGCAGCAATTGGTGACGCTTGCGCAGCGGGTTGGCGAACAGTTGGCATTGGAGGGCGTACAAAATCTGGCGATATTAGTGCTGGATAATCATAGCTTTGCAGTAAAAGCCTATATTGGCAACCGTCCCTTAGCCAGTATTGCCAGCGATCAAGGGCATGCGATTGATATGATTCAACGCCCACGCAGTACCGGCAGCACGTTAAAGCCCTTACTGTTTGCGGATATGTTAGAACAGGGTTTAATCACGCCGGATTCGCTCGTAGCGGATGTGCCCGTGAACTATACCGGCTTTACGCCGCAGAATTTTAACCGTAACTACAATGGTGCAGTCAGCGCGAGAGAAGCCTTAGCGCGTTCTTTAAATATTCCTTTTGTGAATTTGTTAAGTGTGCGCGGGGTTGAACCGTTTTTAATGCAATTGCGGCAACTGGGTTTTCAACATATGCCACGTTCTGCCCAACATTATGGCTTAAGTTTGGTATTGGGTGGGGCAGAAGCCAACTTGTGGGAATTAACGGCGGCTTATGCCAATTTAGCCAACCGTGCACAACAATCTTTTCAGCAACAACGTTCGACTTGGTTACAACCCACTTTATTAAACAATGCCAGCCCGCAAACCCAGCGAATGGCGACCTTATCCACGGCGAGTGCTTGGTTAACATTGGATGCGTTATTGGCTGTGGCGCGTCCGGGTGATGAAAATTATTGGGAGAAGTTTAGCAGCAGTCGCAAAGTAGCTTGGAAAACCGGCACGAGTTATGGGCAGCGCGACGCTTGGGCGATTGGCACAACGCCGGATTATACGGTAGGCGTGTGGGTCGGTAATGCTGACGGGCAAGGGCGCGCAGGTTTAACCGGTACACAAAGTGCCGCGCCGATTTTGTTTAACACCTTTAATTTATTGCCTAGCACGGGTAAGTGGTTTACGCGCCCCGCTTGGCAATTAACCCCCGTTACGCTTTGCCAAGATGATGGCTATTTAAGCAATGGGCAGTGTCAGACCCAACTGAGTGATTTACCAAATCCCAGTCGGTTTACGCGCTTATCACCGTATCATCAGCGTGTACATTTGGATGCAACGGGGAAATGGCGGGTGCATAGCGATTGTGAAGCGGTGGGGACTATGCAAACGCGGGATTGGTTCGTGTTGCCCCCCGATCAAGCGCATTACTACCAGCAATATCACGCGGATTATCAGCCGTTACCGCCTTGGCGTGCGGATTGTGTGGCGCGAGTGAATAATCAACAAGATGCGATTAGTTTGGTCTACCCACAAGCCAATACCCAAGTGTATTTACCGCGTGATTTAGACGGCAAATTAGGGCAGGTGGTGTTGCAAGCTGTGCCACAACGCCCTGATACCGTTTTATACTGGCATTTGGATAATCAGTTTTTGGGTTCAACCCAAACCTTTCATCAATTAGCCGCCCAACCGAGTGCAGGTAAACACCAATTAGCCGTGGTGGATGAGTTGGGCAATCGGGTTGAACAGAATTTTGAAGTGCTGTTAAGCCCTTCACACTAAGCGAATGCCGCCGTCTTCAATCACGATTTGCTTAGTTTTATACAACTGCCCAATCGCCCGCTTAAAATGTGCTTTGCTCACTTGGAAGGTTTCATAAATTAATTCAGGTGAACTTTTATCACTTAATGCTGCTTTGCCGTCATGTGCTTGCAAGTACGTCAGAATTTTTTGGGTCACTTCGTCATGCGCCACACTACTAGGTAATTGCAGCATGAGGTCGATTTTCTTATCAGGGCGAATCGCTTTAATATAACCTTTGAGTTGTTGTCCTACGTGCAGCGGCTGGAATACTTCATTTTTATATAATAAGCCGAGGTGCGTACCATTAATCACAGCTTTGAAACCAATATCGGTCTGGTCGTAGATCAATAAATCGACTGCTTCTCTCGGCGTGAAGCCTGCACCAAATTCATTTAAAAACAGTTCTAAGCGCGATGAGCCGACAATGCTTTCGGTCTTTTCATCCACATACACATAAACCACATAAGTGCGATCTTGTTGCATGAGATACGCTTGTTCACGACGCGGCACGAGCAAATCTTTGGGTAAACCCCAATCTAAAAACGCGCCAAAACCGCTAACGGAGACGGCTTTCAAGGCAGCACATTCACCCACTTTAACTTTAGGTGTTTCAGTGGTGGCAATTAAACGGTCTTCTGAATCCAAATAAATGAACACTTTAACCCAACTACCGATTTGACAATCATTCGGCACATAGCGTTTGGGTAATAAAATCGTGCCGTAATTAGCGCCGTCTAAAAATACGCCCATAGGCGCTGTTTTAACCACACGTAATAGATTGAATTGACCGATTTTTAACATAAATTTTCCTAAACAAACGGTGGTTAAAATAAGCTAGAGGCAATATTAATGGTTAATGCCAGTAAGGTGGTATTAAAAAAGAATGCCAACACGCTATGCACTAAGGCAATGTGTCGCGTATTAGTCGTGGAGAAACTCACATCTGCTGTTTGCCCCGACGTGCCAATAATACAAGCGCAATAGAAAAAATCGCTATAGTTGGGAATGTCATTCCCGGGAAAATCAATGCCGGGTTTATGTCCTAATTCCATTGCGGTGTAGTAATGGTGCGCGTAATGCAAGGTAAACATAACTTGAATAAACAACCATGCCGTAATAATAGTTAGTGCGGCTAAGGCTACATGCCCATAACGCAACTCAATGGGTA
This DNA window, taken from Candidatus Thiocaldithrix dubininis, encodes the following:
- the pbpC gene encoding penicillin-binding protein 1C codes for the protein MLQVSWRNLSRWLALGLISGVLLWWYAYSLPERLFVAVHSAVLLDQHERLLSAHIANDGQWRFPELSQVPPKFAQAIVQFEDRRFNEHAGVDFIALGRATLDNLKARHVVSGASTLSMQVIRLSRANPPRTFAEKIVELLRAWRLESRYSKPDILTLYASHAPFGGNVVGLEAAAWRYFGRDPTQLSWAETAMLAVLPNNPALIHLNRNRPQLLAKRNRLLTRLYAVQALSKLDYELALAEPLPEAPHALPRLAPHLLDTLMQQYPTQQRFHVTLDANLQQQLVTLAQRVGEQLALEGVQNLAILVLDNHSFAVKAYIGNRPLASIASDQGHAIDMIQRPRSTGSTLKPLLFADMLEQGLITPDSLVADVPVNYTGFTPQNFNRNYNGAVSAREALARSLNIPFVNLLSVRGVEPFLMQLRQLGFQHMPRSAQHYGLSLVLGGAEANLWELTAAYANLANRAQQSFQQQRSTWLQPTLLNNASPQTQRMATLSTASAWLTLDALLAVARPGDENYWEKFSSSRKVAWKTGTSYGQRDAWAIGTTPDYTVGVWVGNADGQGRAGLTGTQSAAPILFNTFNLLPSTGKWFTRPAWQLTPVTLCQDDGYLSNGQCQTQLSDLPNPSRFTRLSPYHQRVHLDATGKWRVHSDCEAVGTMQTRDWFVLPPDQAHYYQQYHADYQPLPPWRADCVARVNNQQDAISLVYPQANTQVYLPRDLDGKLGQVVLQAVPQRPDTVLYWHLDNQFLGSTQTFHQLAAQPSAGKHQLAVVDELGNRVEQNFEVLLSPSH
- a CDS encoding S1-like domain-containing RNA-binding protein; this translates as MLKIGQFNLLRVVKTAPMGVFLDGANYGTILLPKRYVPNDCQIGSWVKVFIYLDSEDRLIATTETPKVKVGECAALKAVSVSGFGAFLDWGLPKDLLVPRREQAYLMQQDRTYVVYVYVDEKTESIVGSSRLELFLNEFGAGFTPREAVDLLIYDQTDIGFKAVINGTHLGLLYKNEVFQPLHVGQQLKGYIKAIRPDKKIDLMLQLPSSVAHDEVTQKILTYLQAHDGKAALSDKSSPELIYETFQVSKAHFKRAIGQLYKTKQIVIEDGGIRLV
- a CDS encoding DUF1345 domain-containing protein, whose product is MPNRYQNIPFILRYWLVRPRLLSALLLGCLTYALLPLVSEMQATTRILISWNIGIIWYLILSFHMMQVSSKTDIHDRARVQCESRWTELALINLTTIAILAAITGELMAAKDLPIELRYGHVALAALTIITAWLFIQVMFTLHYAHHYYTAMELGHKPGIDFPGNDIPNYSDFFYCACIIGTSGQTADVSFSTTNTRHIALVHSVLAFFFNTTLLALTINIASSLF